A stretch of Arachis hypogaea cultivar Tifrunner chromosome 15, arahy.Tifrunner.gnm2.J5K5, whole genome shotgun sequence DNA encodes these proteins:
- the LOC140179240 gene encoding uncharacterized protein, translated as MAGGLLLIWDEGVFQVDQRYKGERWLCVEGVLTKTNFRCAFCLVYGAHGREAKRGVWEELSYVAGLCQIPFCFLGDFNEILQVEDRKGATSLMASSEEFKEWVRDIQLIDLPLTDRKYTWFRGHSCSRIDRVMVNVEWTEVFPDIRIKGGPRGLSDHCPVIMELTRVTGPPRPFRSLDAWFTHEGFLRMVKDEWRSLGETQFPCKLRALAIQLRQWHKDNFRDMDKRLMRFEEELTKLDNSVSDGVYDGTTEARRKALVSFCSKWYIRKEMHWKQMSRSKHAANMDRNTRYFHNIASARRRNNRIDALMLHGRLVRNQARIKGAIRGFYKDLYRQEYVPRIGIRDGLVKCIHRDEAEALEVMPTDEEIKEAVWDCESSKAPGSDGFNMNFIKKCWDDIGPEFTAAVMGFFQSAKLPKDVNVTWVTLAPNLKVQRR; from the coding sequence ATGGCGGGGGGTCTGCTATTAATTTGGGATGAAGGAGTGTTTCAAGTAGATCAAAGGTATAAAGGTGAGAGGTGGCTGTGTGTTGAAGGCGTTTTAACAAAGACCAACTTCCGATGTGCTTTCTGTTTGGTGTACGGGGCGCATGGGAGGGAGGCAAAGAGGGGGGTGTGGGAAGAACTGAGCTATGTGGCGGGGTTGTGTCAGATTCCTTTCTGTTTTCTCGGAGACTTTAATGAAATTTTACAAGTAGAGGATCGTAAAGGAGCTACTAGCTTGATGGCGTCATCGGAGGAATTTAAGGAATGGGTGCGAGACATACAGTTGATAGATTTGCCTCTTACTGATAGGAAGTATACATGGTTTAGGGGGCATTCCTGTAGTCGGATTGATAGGGTGATGGTTAATGTTGAATGGACTGAGGTGTTTCCGGATATTAGGATTAAGGGTGGCCCAAGGGGATTGTCTGATCACTGCCCAGTGATCATGGAACTAACAAGAGTAACGGGGCCCCCTAGACCATTCAGAAGTTTAGACGCCTGGTTTACGCATGAGGGATTTCTGAGAATGGTGAAGGATGAGTGGCGAAGCCTCGGAGAAACGCAGTTCCCGTGCAAGCTGAGGGCTCTAGCAATACAACTGCGGCAATGGCACAAGGATAACTTCCGGGACATGGATAAGAGACTCATGAGGTTTGAGGAGGAGCTCACCAAGCTGGACAATTCAGTCAGTGATGGAGTTTATGATGGTACAACGGAGGCTAGAAGGAAGGCGCTTGTGAGCTTTTGTTCAAAATGGTATATTAGAAAGGAAATGCACTGGAAACAGATGTCTCGGTCTAAGCATGCTGCAAACATGGATAGGAATACCAGATACTTTCATAACATTGCTTCGGCCAGAAGACGGAATAACAGGATTGATGCTCTGATGTTACATGGAAGACTTGTGCGGAATCAGGCGAGAATAAAAGGTGCGATTAGAGGGTTCTACAAGGATTTATATCGACAGGAATATGTTCCGAGGATTGGAATCAGAGATGGGTTAGTAAAGTGTATCCATAGGGATGAGGCTGAAGCTTTAGAAGTGATGCCGACGGATGAGGAAATTAAGGAGGCTGTGTGGGACTGCGAATCTTCCAAGGCCCCAGGGAGTGATGGGTTTaacatgaacttcataaagaaatGCTGGGATGACATTGGGCCGGAATTCACTGCTGCGGTAATGGGGTTCTTTCAAAGTGCGAAATTGCCAAAGGATGTCAATGTAACGTGGGTGACACTAGCTCCAAATTTGAAGGTGCAAAGGAGGTGA